GATGACAACATATTAATGTTGGGTTTGAAGCAGATAGGACGACTGACCCTAATGCGATTAAATAAAGGGAACCATGGTTGGGCTGGCCACCACGGCACGACAACCACCCCCTCAGCTTCGTCGGAGATAATTTTGCGTAGAACCTttaaaatcaagataaaagggggaaatgcataaaaataaaaatcacccCAGTGTAACGAAAAGGCGTCAACTGCCTCTGCGAGAGGATCTGGAAGCCAAGAGACAAATCTAGAGCATTTGTTATTGATAGATGATGCAAATAAGTCGATATCGAACTGCCCGAAACGACGATtgattatagtaaaaaatcgattttctaAAGTCCATTCAGTCCCCTCGGAGATTACCCTAGACTCGGCATCTGCCTCGCAATTTTGGGCTGAAGGAATGTAAGCAGCATAGATAAAGATATTCCGGTCTGCACACCAAGTCCAAATTTCCCTAGCTAAACTGGATAAAAGTGGAAATCTTATGGAGCCCATGCGATTGATGTAAGACAAAGCTGTAGAGTTATCTACTCTGAGAAGAATGCTGGAGTTTGAAAGCTGCGCCGCAAAACACCGAAGAGCGTGGAAAACGGCTAGAAGTTCCAGATAATTAATATGGAACTGCTTCTCTTCTGGTGACCAAAATCCATGCGAACGTCCCCTGCTACATACAGCACCCCATCCTGTGAGGGAGGCGTCAGAGAAGATCTCAAGGGTGAAGAGACCTGATCTGATGGGATTCTCTTGAGATTTGTCCGCAAAAATGTTCTTCCACCAGTGGAGATCCTCCCTGATCAATGAAGGAAGAGACATTTGGGCCTCGAAGTCGCCTCCTGCGGACGTAAGGGCCAAAAATTTCAccctttctaaaatttttgtgtgtaGCATGCCGTACTGAACGGCTGGGCAAACTGAAATCAAAGAGCCTATAAAACTGGCTAAATAGCGAATTTTACAACTGTCCCTGGTAAGAATATCCCAGGTcctctgaaataatttttccctTCTGTCAGGGGGGATGGAGACTGTAAAAGATGTTGTATCAAAAAGAAATCCAAGGAAGCGACAAGATCTTGTTGGGCTGAAAACGCTCTTGCGTACGTTTATGAGAAAACCTAAAGATAACAGTAACTGCCTAGTTGCTCTGATATTCTTTCGGCATTGATTATACGATGGTGCTATGAGGAGAAAGTCGTCCAGATAGATCACCGAAGAGAAGCCCTTAACCCTGAGGAAATATGCGACTGGccttaaaattttagtaaagaTGTAAGGAGCCGACGCCAGGCCAAAGGGTAGGACACGAAATTGGTAGAGTTGACCAAGAAAACGAAAGCGAAGGAATTTCCTATCGTTCTGGTGTACCGGAACGAGGAGGTACGCGTCCTCCAGATCAATGGAGGCAAGATAATCACCTGGAGAAATGAGGCGAATTACAGTCTTCCAGTCCTCCATCTTGAAATGCGGTGCATGAATAAACCGATTCAAGCCCTTCAGGTTGAGTATAAATCTGTAACCCCCAGAGGGTTTTTCAATTAGGAAAAAAGAGGACAAATATTGACCCTCGCAGTCCACAGTCGGCTCTATTGCTCCCTTAGTTAAAAGTCTGGCAATCTCCTGGGAACAGCGCTGCTCCTCGAAGTAGGTTAAGAGAACAGAAGGTTCTCTAGTCTGAGAGGGTGGTTGCTGGATGAAGGGTAGTCTATACCCCGAAATGGCTTGTAAAATCCTTGAATTCGAAGTAATTGTTTCCCATTGGGATCGAAAACGGGCCAATCTGCCGCCCACAATTACCTCAGCGTTGACTAGTGTCTCCTCGACCTCGAATGAGACCTGGGATAGTACGGACGGCGATTTGTGCTCGCCCCTGGCCTCCTGGATGCCGTCCTCGAGCGAGGCACAGGGGCTCGGGCATTTCCCGAACTAGACGGCGCTGCACGTACTGGCTGAGAGATCGGCTGCTGAAGCCGTCTGGATATCTGCAACGGGGCTCTGATGATTTCCTTAGATGATTTCTGCATTGCTGCAACCTTCTTTATTTGATCTCCGAAGGAGGTTCCGAAGAGGAGTTCATCCGAAGGGATAGCATTCGCCGTGTCCTTGGCTGCGAGGTTAAGTGCGGGCATGATTTGTGCCCGTCTAGATTTAGACAATTGATGGAAAAGGTCAGCCAGGATTTTGGCACCATCGTTAACTTTAGCCACTGCTGAACGGACCTCCGGGGTGAGAGATGATTGATTGGTCGGGCAGAGAAAATCTGAAATAGCCTCGCCAAGGGCGCAAAGGGCTCTGCCAAGCTGTTCTTGATTTTTGCGGGCAAAATCATCCCTCTTGATAACAGAATTCCCTTTGAGAGCCACACTGCATTCTTGATTTAATGCGGGGGCTTTGAGAAACGCCGCTGTTTCTGGGGGagagtattttttaaaaagtagtTCACGTTGATCCGTGACTAGGCCAGAACGCGCGAGATCCTGCCACGTCTGGGTTACCATCTCGTTCCAGACAGAAACTTTCTCAATGTCTCGCTCTCCAAACAATTGTTTGGCCAGAGAGTCGGCGGTGACCTCGCCGGAGACAGAGATATCCGGGAGTGAGCTAGGCTGAAGCAAACCATGCTCAGGGCCTGCGGGGGGTAACTCCTCCTCACCTGCATCACTTACCACTGCAATAAACGTACGAAGTTGATGAGACTGTCTAGGAACGCAGGTTGTGTCGTCATGCCGCCTGTATTTCGCAAATACAGATCCAGCAGTATTCATACACACCTGATGGGTCCGCTGGCACCAGGGGTGCCTCGAGACTGATATCCGAATTAGATCTCGAAAGAATGCGTGACCCTTGAATCATCTGCGGGGACGCAGAGACAATAGGTTGTTGCGGGGAGGGGCGACGGGGTGCCCTAATCTCACTTTGTGAGAGGATGTCAATTAGGCGTGACATTTTTTCCTCCAAACCCGCAATCTTATCTGCAGACGGTGACCTCCTTCTCTTTCTGGATCTGTGAGACGTCTTTCCCATCTCTGAAAAAGCAAGAAATCACACTATTGAGAACTAAGAAAAAAGTACGAGTTGAGGAATCGCACAACAGGAAAACAATGATGATCGTCAAGACAACGGGGCGCAGCCTGAGTGCAGGCAGGTGGCGCCCTTTTTGAATTTGTCTTCAAAACCTGTTGAGGATAGCGCAGCGGAACGCTACTACAATtatatccatccggacgagaccttgcataattttattaacaaaccTATATTTGTGAAGAGCAAttcatcaaataattatttatcgttagatgtgcattttaatatcgttttaattgtaatacgCGAAAAGGTCCAGAAAACAACGATGGGAATGATTTACATCCGTCAGTCAGCGAAGACGCATTGCCGGATAGTGCTTCGGACATTTCTTCGATaacagaaacaaaaaaatcgaagaGGTCTCCAAATTTGTTTGCCTCACTTTCAACGCCACCAccaaataagaatatatacaaCGAGACCTTTATAGATTTAACGAACGCTAGTCTTACGTCACTGCCTATTGAAATGGTCGAAAAATATCCCATGATAAAAGTACGAATTATGCGAATAATTTTACGTATATTTAAAGAGTGCGACAATCTTTTTCAAACTTTAgcataattattgcattttttttgcacatgaaTTGAAGCATTTTATTTGTCTTCAGATGTTATATCTAGAGAATAACAATCTTCGCGAACTTCCCAAAGAACTTTTCGTTTTATTAACACATTTGCAATGGCTGGATATtcgaaataatcaattaacgAGCTTGCCTACAAGCATCCAGTCGCATTCTTCGCTAGAGACCATTTTGTTACAAGGAAATAAAATCGAGAAATTACCATTAGAACTTTGTAAGTGAGCATATAATAAggattttatcaattatattattaatctttggcaaaattttttttattttttatataattgaattattaatttctaggTTTAGTGCCAAAACTTAAAATCCTCAATGTGGCGAATAATCCTATTATTGTACCTCCAAAGGATATTATAGCTCTCGGATGTTCAAGCATTTTGAATTATCTTCGCGCTGAATGGAATAAATTACATCCGGATAAATCCATAACATTAATGGAacgtaagaatatttttttattgtatgtgATTCTGTTACGATACAATTGTTTAGATTATCGATCCcgattaaattgattaacgattaattaattaacaaaattattagcccgtgaaataaatttccagCAATAAGTTGGTAATtgttaatatacaaattagaatttaatttgttatagaaaaaattgaacCAAAACCATCAACGATTTTATGTTATCAATCTCTTTGTGAAAAACGACGAAAACTGATAAAAAGTTGCAAAGTACAAGTACCAAAAGATACGAATGATATCAGCCATTCGTTCAAAGACGCTTCGGTcggaaaaaagaataaaggTCACGAATCCAGCTCCAAGTATAGCGATATGCAGATTAATACGTTTTTAGAGAATTCGGTAAATAGTATCAACGATACATGTGACAATGATGAGACAAGTTCTCTCTGCGCATTGTGTGCTCGTAATGTCGCTGCCGTTCAATGGAAGAACGAAAGTAACAGGGAAAAAAATGGGATTAATAATGCGGAGGATGATAATTGGAAAAAGAGACATAACGCGCAACacgtatttttgaaaatgataaCTTCGTGTTAtggtgttaaaaaaaattgtagcaagAAAGAAATCATTGAAGTggatgcaaaaatattgcacttaACAGGGCCGTCGCCTAGATCGTATTACGTTAGGCGAAATATTACGGGATTGATAACATATGAACATTATCGCAAAAAGGAATGTAGAATCAAAGCAATTAGTAACGAGACAAAACATATCGTACTTTCAAAGCCGGAAAACTTTACGGTGTTtagcgaaaagaaaaagaaatgcagAAACACGAAACATGCAGAtctaatttttgatattgttACGAAGGATATGCGAAGAATGCAATTGCGCCCGATGCAATTAAAGGACTTACGTTGCATGTTGTCAtgtttggaaaattattttgacataaaaattgattagttACTTATCTCTCGATCGTAttcactatatatatatatatgctagTTGCATCTccatcaataataattaaaataatgagtgATAGTAGCAAAAGTTACTTACAAGGGAGGGAACTGTCACAAGTGCCCCCCCCCTctgatttgatttttttttaaatatgttataaaacatacaattttaggaaacacgtatttttttatagcggtcCTAACTG
Above is a genomic segment from Linepithema humile isolate Giens D197 chromosome 6, Lhum_UNIL_v1.0, whole genome shotgun sequence containing:
- the LOC137000838 gene encoding uncharacterized protein — protein: MGKTSHRSRKRRRSPSADKIAGLEEKMSRLIDILSQSEIRAPRRPSPQQPIVSASPQMIQGSRILSRSNSDISLEAPLVPADPSVVSDAGEEELPPAGPEHGLLQPSSLPDISVSGEVTADSLAKQLFGERDIEKVSVWNEMVTQTWQDLARSGLVTDQRELLFKKYSPPETAAFLKAPALNQECSVALKGNSVIKRDDFARKNQEQLGRALCALGEAISDFLCPTNQSSLTPEVRSAVAKVNDGAKILADLFHQLSKSRRAQIMPALNLAAKDTANAIPSDELLFGTSFGDQIKKVAAMQKSSKEIIRAPLQISRRLQQPISQPVRAAPSSSGNARAPVPRSRTASRRPGASTNRRPYYPRSHSRSRRH
- the LOC105672928 gene encoding uncharacterized protein gives rise to the protein MSDISDISKSLLAQYYGFSKKLKTNKILIHEYVSSVENSVNEFIGEKSIVHANSDVTSGETYMQENVENEDRNSEFDVPVRSSRTLEWEAFEDDETLSKFDIILEANVMDNSYKKAGAPSDNETHNLALYSDKISTILGPENNDGNDLHPSVSEDALPDSASDISSITETKKSKRSPNLFASLSTPPPNKNIYNETFIDLTNASLTSLPIEMVEKYPMIKMLYLENNNLRELPKELFVLLTHLQWLDIRNNQLTSLPTSIQSHSSLETILLQGNKIEKLPLELCLVPKLKILNVANNPIIVPPKDIIALGCSSILNYLRAEWNKLHPDKSITLMEQKIEPKPSTILCYQSLCEKRRKLIKSCKVQVPKDTNDISHSFKDASVGKKNKGHESSSKYSDMQINTFLENSVNSINDTCDNDETSSLCALCARNVAAVQWKNESNREKNGINNAEDDNWKKRHNAQHVFLKMITSCYGVKKNCSKKEIIEVDAKILHLTGPSPRSYYVRRNITGLITYEHYRKKECRIKAISNETKHIVLSKPENFTVFSEKKKKCRNTKHADLIFDIVTKDMRRMQLRPMQLKDLRCMLSCLENYFDIKID